CCAGTCGATTTCTACCGCAACCCCAATATCGCGCGTGGTTATTCCATCGATTTCTCCGACATGTCGCAGTACGAGCCGCTCGATCTCTACAAACCGGTCTATGGCGCCAATCCTGTGCGCCAGTTGCAGCTCTACACCTCGAACAATACAGTGACGCAGTACACAGGCATCTACCTGCAGGATCACGTCCGACTGCCACAGCACTTTACCGTCACCGCTGGTGGCCGCATCGATTTCGCCAAGAACGAAAGCAAGGGTACGCCGAACCAGAACTCAACAGGTCTTACGCCGCGCATCGGTGTCACCTGGCAGGCCATTCCATCCACGACGCTCTATGCCAGCTTCAGCAAGTCGTTTATGCCACAGTCGGGCATGGTCTATAACGGCTCGACCACCGGGACCTTTGCGGCGCCCGAGCGCGGCCAACAGTGGGAAGGCGGTATGAAGAGCGCTGCATGGGGAGGCCGGCTGATGACGACTCTGGCAGTCTTCCAACTCAATCGTGGAAACGTATTGACCAGCGATCCTGCGCATCCCAATTTTTACCTCGTCACCGGAAAACAGCGCAGCCGCGGAGTCGAGTTGGAGGCGACGCTACATCCGCTGGCAGGTTGGAATCTGACGACCGCCTACTCTTACATCGACGCCGAAGTGACACACGATACGACCCTTCCCGTGGGAACCCCAACCATCAATGCGCCAAAGAATCTGTTCAACATCTGGTCGACGTATGAAATTCCACGCGGATTTGCGAGAGGTCTTGGCTTCGGAGTTGGCGGACGCCGTTATAGCGACCAGTCAGGCGACTTGGCGAATAGCTTCCAGCTTCCCGGATATGGAGTCGCCGATGCGTCAGTTACCTATCGCCGAGGCCCTTCCCAGTGGCAGGTCAATATGAACAACCTGGGCAACACACGCTATTGGGCCGGATCGTATAGCAATGTGTACGTGAAGCCCGGTGAGCCGCGTACGATTCGAGCCACAGTTTCATGGAACTTCTGATTCGGATTTTCGGATAGTTAGAAGAAAGCCCGGCATCGCGCCGGGCTTTTTGTTGAACGGAATAAAACAGCTACTCGGTCCAGCGCTTGAAGATCAGCGAGCCATTCGTTCCTCCGAACCCGAAGGAGTTCGAAAGCGCGTGGTCGATCTTCGCCGGTTGAGGCTTGTTGGGAACGTAGTTCAAACGGCACTCGGGATCGGCCTCGACGAGATTCATCGTCGGAGGAGCAATCTGGTTCTGCATCGCCATAATGGTGATGCCCGCCTCAAGACCACCCGCACCGCCGAGGAGATGGCCGGTCATCGACTTGGTGGAACTGACCAGCAGAGTTCCGTTCTTGGCACGATCGCCAAAGACGTTCTCGATGGCCTTCGATTCGAGAGCATCGCCCAGCGGAGTCGAAGTCGCGTGCGCATTGACGTAGTCGATCTTGTCCGGCGAGAGTCCGGCGGACTTCAGCGCATGATTCATCGAGCGATAGCAGCCTTCGCCCTCGGGAGCCATACCAGTCATGTGGTAGGCATCTGCCGAGAGACCGTAGCCAATCACCTCAGCAAGGATCTTCGCGCCGCGAGCCTTGGCAAACTCCAGTTCTTCCAGAATGAGGATGCCCGCGCCTTCGCCTACGACAAAACCGTCGCGATCCTTGTCGAAGGGTCGGCAGGCGTGCGTGGGATCGTCATTCCGGGTCGAGAGAGCCTTCATCGCGGCGAATCCGCCTACGCCCATGGGAGTGATAGCGGCCTCAGCGCCTCCGGCGATCATCACATCGGCATCGCCACGCTGAATAATGCGGAAGGCATCGCCAATAGAATGCGCACTGGTGGTGCAAGCAGTCGCAGTGGCCTCGTTTGGTCCCTTGGCTTTGAAGCGGATGGAGACATGACCCGCTGCCAGATTGACGATAGAACCCGGAATAAAGAACGGCGAGATCTTGCGGGGGCCGCCAGCAAGCATGGCGCTGTGCTCACGCTCGATGACATCGAAGCCTCCAATGCCGGAGCCGATATGGACTCCGACGCGATCGGCAATCTCGTCTGTGACCTGCAGGCCCGAATGCTTCATCGCCTCTTCCGACGCAGCCAAGGCAAAATGGATGAAGCGGCCCATCTTCCGGGCTTCTTTCTTGTCCACAAACTTCAGTGCGTCGAAATTCTTGACCTCGGCGGCAAAGCGCACGGGATGGCCGGTGAGATCGAATGCGGTGATCTCCGCCATACCGCTCTTGCCGGCCATCAGGCCGTCCCAAACCTCAGACGCAGTGTTGCCGACCCCGCAGATTAATCCGAGGCCGGTTACGACAACGCGACGCTCAAGCATGATTACTTCGCCTTCTGGTTCTTCTCGATGTACTCAATCGCGTCTTTGACGGTCTTGATCTTCTCGGCATCCTCATCGGGAATCTGGATGTCGAAGGCTTCTTCGAACTGCATGACGAGCTCGACTACGTCGAGCGAGTCGGCACCAAGGTCCTCCTGGAAGCTAGCTCCCGGGGTCACTTCGGCCTCATCCACCTGAAGCTGCTCGACAATAATCTGTTTTACCTTTTCATCAACTGCTGCCATGTCGTTCTCCTGTTTATGTTTCCTAGGGTCAAAACCGTTACGATACGCAAGTTTTCATGATCTCACGCAGACCAATCTCAAGCATACTGAGGGCCCAGCAGAGTGTAAAGCAAACCGGGGCTGCGGAAAATCAAAAGATCGAAAGATTTTTTCAATCGTCCTCGCTGGAAGCCGCAAGAAATGTTGTAATTCCGGCAGCCTGGTCGAAGTCAATCGGGATCGCGCCGGGGAGTGTCTTGTCAGTCTCTCCAACCTCGCGCAACGTCCGGTTAATGGCACGGGTCCGCACGCCCAGCTTCTGAATGGTGTTTTGCACAGTCCCAACCTGGGACTCCATCTTGGTCATTAGCGTCTCAAACGTGCCGAACTCCTTCTTGGTGCCTTCCAGCACCTTCCAAACCTCATCGCCTTTCTCCTGAATGGCAAGCATGTGGAAACCCATCTGGAAACTGGTCAGGATGGCCGATAACGTGCTCGGCCCCGCGATCGTGACCCGGCACTTCGATTGCACCTCGGCCTGTAAAGCGTCACGCCGCATCACTTCCGCATAAAGGCCTTCGGTGGGCAAGAACATGATGGCGTGCGGAGTGGTCTTTGGAGGATTGATGTACTTGGAACAGATGCGGTCACCTTCGGTGCGTATTGCCTGCTCGAAGGCTTTTCCAGCAGCGACGATTTGTTCAGCGTTGCCACTCTCATAAGCGACTTCCAAACGCTCCCAGTCTTCCCGGGGAAACTTGGCGTCGATCGGCAGTAATGTCTCACCCGAGTGCCCAGGAAAGCGCACGGCAAATTCGACAACTTCAAGCGAGCCTTCTTTGACACGCGCGTTGCGAATGAACTGGCTCGGCGCAAGCATCTGTTCCAGCAGCATGCCCAGCTGTACCTCAGCAAATCCGCCACGCGACTTCACATTGGTGAAGATACGGCTCAGATCCTGAACACCATCGGAGAGCTTCGTCATCTCGCCCAGGCCGCTGTGGACCTTGTTGAGCTGATCGGTCACCTGCCCAAAGCTCTCGGTCAACCGCGTCTGCAACGTATCGTTCAGCTTCTCGTCGACCGTCTGGCGCATCTTCTCCAGCTCTTTGGAGTTGTCCTCGTTCAGCTTGTTCAAACGGTTTTCGACAGCGGCACGCAACTGCTCCTGCAAGGCAGTATTACTCTGCATCAGATCGTTCAACTTCTTATTCAGCGTTTCGCGTAGTTCGGTGTGCTGCCTGCCCGTTTCAGAGGTAAACGACGTAACACGCTGCGAGATCGCATCCATTTGCTCCAGCACAGCCTTGCGAAGCATGTCGTCTGAGCTCTTATTGTCGGCGCGGAATCCGTTCAGTCCCGTCTGCAGAATCTGACCCAGCTCGGCGATATTTCGTGTGACTTCGCCACGCAGTGATCCAAAGTCAGCCGCGCTGGCCTCACGTGTCCGCTGCGCCTCGGTGGCAATATCGCTGCGCATCTGCGCCATCGATTCACGAATACCGCGGTCGAGCGCCTCGCTGCGTGCGTCCAGTCGCGTGATCTGGTCAGGAAGCTGTGCCAGGCGCTGATCCTGTGTCGGGGCCTGCGGTTTGCGGAGCAGCAGGACCACCACAGCAAGAAGAGTCACGACCTGACAGACAAGCAGAAAGATTAACATTTCGCATTTCCTTCGCCACAGAATAGCACTGGCCTGGGCCTTTTTAGCGGAGCAAAACAGAAGGAGAAAAAGATTCGCAGAATCAACGCAAGCCTTCGAGAAGGCGATCGGCTACAGATGTTGC
This portion of the Edaphobacter sp. 4G125 genome encodes:
- the rmuC gene encoding DNA recombination protein RmuC; its protein translation is MLIFLLVCQVVTLLAVVVLLLRKPQAPTQDQRLAQLPDQITRLDARSEALDRGIRESMAQMRSDIATEAQRTREASAADFGSLRGEVTRNIAELGQILQTGLNGFRADNKSSDDMLRKAVLEQMDAISQRVTSFTSETGRQHTELRETLNKKLNDLMQSNTALQEQLRAAVENRLNKLNEDNSKELEKMRQTVDEKLNDTLQTRLTESFGQVTDQLNKVHSGLGEMTKLSDGVQDLSRIFTNVKSRGGFAEVQLGMLLEQMLAPSQFIRNARVKEGSLEVVEFAVRFPGHSGETLLPIDAKFPREDWERLEVAYESGNAEQIVAAGKAFEQAIRTEGDRICSKYINPPKTTPHAIMFLPTEGLYAEVMRRDALQAEVQSKCRVTIAGPSTLSAILTSFQMGFHMLAIQEKGDEVWKVLEGTKKEFGTFETLMTKMESQVGTVQNTIQKLGVRTRAINRTLREVGETDKTLPGAIPIDFDQAAGITTFLAASSEDD
- a CDS encoding acyl carrier protein; the encoded protein is MAAVDEKVKQIIVEQLQVDEAEVTPGASFQEDLGADSLDVVELVMQFEEAFDIQIPDEDAEKIKTVKDAIEYIEKNQKAK
- the fabF gene encoding beta-ketoacyl-ACP synthase II, with amino-acid sequence MLERRVVVTGLGLICGVGNTASEVWDGLMAGKSGMAEITAFDLTGHPVRFAAEVKNFDALKFVDKKEARKMGRFIHFALAASEEAMKHSGLQVTDEIADRVGVHIGSGIGGFDVIEREHSAMLAGGPRKISPFFIPGSIVNLAAGHVSIRFKAKGPNEATATACTTSAHSIGDAFRIIQRGDADVMIAGGAEAAITPMGVGGFAAMKALSTRNDDPTHACRPFDKDRDGFVVGEGAGILILEELEFAKARGAKILAEVIGYGLSADAYHMTGMAPEGEGCYRSMNHALKSAGLSPDKIDYVNAHATSTPLGDALESKAIENVFGDRAKNGTLLVSSTKSMTGHLLGGAGGLEAGITIMAMQNQIAPPTMNLVEADPECRLNYVPNKPQPAKIDHALSNSFGFGGTNGSLIFKRWTE
- a CDS encoding TonB-dependent siderophore receptor translates to MPQSGMVYNGSTTGTFAAPERGQQWEGGMKSAAWGGRLMTTLAVFQLNRGNVLTSDPAHPNFYLVTGKQRSRGVELEATLHPLAGWNLTTAYSYIDAEVTHDTTLPVGTPTINAPKNLFNIWSTYEIPRGFARGLGFGVGGRRYSDQSGDLANSFQLPGYGVADASVTYRRGPSQWQVNMNNLGNTRYWAGSYSNVYVKPGEPRTIRATVSWNF